The genomic interval TGAAGTCGCCGAGGTTTTAGTGCCCGGCTTCTGGGACGGCTCCCGAAACCCGGTACGCTACATGGACGTGAGCGAGATCAAGGAACGCGGCATCGACTTGGATGCGCTCGACTTCAAGCCTTTCATGCCCCCTGAAGTGGACGGCGAGGAAGGTGATGAAGGTGTAACCCCCCTGTCGATCGCAGCCGCCAAGCTAGGGCTGGCGGCCATGTTCGGGGTGTCGCCGGATGCGATAGAGATCATCATCAAGGGCTGATCTATCTACAAACTATCGCTCGTTTTGGGCCGCGCTGGGTGCACACAGCGCGGCCTAATCGTGTTTGAGGAATTGAAAACAAACGCCCAGGGATCGGCTATCAGGACTAGCGGCTGATCTCTGCTGACGCAGCCTTGACCGTGACGTTGCACCGCTGCGCTTTCCCCGTCCGGGTCGCCGCCCGCCAACAATCCTCCAGCGCGGGCCGGTTCTCACGCTCCAGCTTCGCGCCCTCGGCGACCTGCGCCCAACCCTGCGGGTTGTCGCTCTGCATCAGCCGCGCGCCGGCATCCCAACGATCGAGGTTAAGCGTCGCGGCGGCCATCTTCTCCGGCACGCTCCAGCCGGCGGGGAGCGCGCGCGCGATCGGCCCGGAGAAACACACCCACACGATGACGCCGGCGACGGCGCCCACCGCAGTCATGATCGCGACCTGGCGGACCTGCTCGCGCCCGGTGCGCTGCCGCTCGGCCAGGCGCTCCAGGGCCGTGCCGGCGGCGTCCACCCGCTGCACGGCGTTGGCCAGCTCCCGCCGGCCCTGTTGCTGGGCCGCGTCCGCCGCCTGGCGCACCTGGGAGGCGAGGTCCTGGGGCGTCAACCGAAGGGCAGGGTGCGCCTCGATCGCCGCGAGGCTTTGGGCGATAGCCGCGAGGGTGGGGGAGTAATCTGGCGCCGTGGTCGGCAGACCCTCCAGCACCGCGCGGAGCTGACCGACCTCGGCCCTAAGCGCCTCGAACGCCTCGGCCGCCGCATCCTGGGGCTCGACCCCGTGGGTCTCGGCCCCGAGGGCCTCGTCCTCCGCCATCGTTCCTCCTACCGGCCAAGACCCCGGCCCAAGCTAAGCGAACGCGTGAGGTCCTGCACCAGGTTGCGGCCCGGCATGGCGCCGGGCGACAGGCCCAGCTCGCGACGGCGGCCAGCCAAGACCGATTCCACCTGCGGATCGCGGGCGAGGCCGCCGGCGAGACCCTTCATCCGGGCTTCGACCTTCCGGCGGGCGTCGACGTTCTGCCATCCCGACAACTCGGCGTGCTGGGCCTTCAACCGCGTCCAGCTTTCCACGAAACGCTCTGCCCGGAGCTGAGGATCTCGCCGCACCTGGCTCTCACGCGCCAACGCGCCGCCGATCGCCTCCATCCCGCCCGGTTGATCGACGCGGCCGGCA from Caulobacter sp. NIBR2454 carries:
- a CDS encoding DUF6118 family protein — its product is MAEDEALGAETHGVEPQDAAAEAFEALRAEVGQLRAVLEGLPTTAPDYSPTLAAIAQSLAAIEAHPALRLTPQDLASQVRQAADAAQQQGRRELANAVQRVDAAGTALERLAERQRTGREQVRQVAIMTAVGAVAGVIVWVCFSGPIARALPAGWSVPEKMAAATLNLDRWDAGARLMQSDNPQGWAQVAEGAKLERENRPALEDCWRAATRTGKAQRCNVTVKAASAEISR